A DNA window from Gorilla gorilla gorilla isolate KB3781 chromosome 6, NHGRI_mGorGor1-v2.1_pri, whole genome shotgun sequence contains the following coding sequences:
- the PAX4 gene encoding paired box protein Pax-4 isoform X2, with product MHQDGISSMNQLGGLFVNGRPLPLDTRQQIVRLAVSGMRPCDISRSLKVSNGCVSKILGRYYRTGVLEPKGIGGSKPRLATPPVVARIAQLKGECPALFAWEIQRQLCAEGLCTQDKTPSVSSINRVLRALQEDQGLPCTRLRSPAVLAPALLTPHSGSETPRGTHPGTGHRNRTIFSPSQAEALEKEFQRGQYPDSVARGKLATATSLPEDTVRVWFSNRRAKWRRQEKLKWEMQLPGASQGLTVPRVAPGIISAQQSRGSVPTAALPALEPLGPSCYQLCWATAPERCLSDTPPKACLKPCWDCGSFLLPVIAPSCVDVAWPCLDASPAHHLIGGADKATPTHFSHWP from the exons ATGCATCAGGACG GGATCAGCAGCATGAACCAGCTTGGGGGGCTCTTTGTGAATGGCCGGCCCCTGCCTCTGGATACCCGGCAGCAGATTGTGCGGCTAGCAGTCAGTGGAATGCGGCCCTGTGACATCTCACGGAGCCTTAAG GTATCTAATGGCTGTGTGAGCAAGATCCTAGGGCGTTACTACCGCACAGGTGTCTTGGAGCCCAAGGGCATTGGGGGAAGCAAGCCACGGCTGGCTACCCCCCCTGTAGTGGCTCGAATTGCCCAGCTGAAGGGTGAGTGTCCAGCCCTCTTTGCCTGGGAAATCCAACGCCAGCTTTGTGCTGAAGGGCTTTGCACCCAGGACAAGACTCCCAGT GTCTCCTCCATTAACCGAGTCCTGCGGGCATTACAGGAGGACCAGGGACTACCGTGCACACGGCTCAGGTCACCAG CTGTTTTGGCTCCAGCTCTCCTCACTCCCCATAGTGGCTCTGAGACTCCCCGGGGTACCCACCCAGGGACCGGCCACCGGAATCGGACTATCTTCTCCCCAAGCCAAGCAGAGGCACTGGAGAAAG AGTTCCAGCGTGGGCAGTATCCTGATTCAGTGGCCCGTGGAAAGCTGGCTACTGCCACCTCTCTGCCTGAGGACACGGTGAGG GTCTGGTTTTCCAACAGAAGAGCCAAATGGCGTCGGCAAGAGAAGCTCAAGTGGGAAATGCAGCTGCCAG GTGCTTCCCAGGGGCTGACTGTACCAAGGGTTGCCCCAGGAATCATCTCTGCACAG cAGTCCCGTGGCAGTGTGCCCACGgcagccctgcctgccctggaaccactgggtccctcctgctATCAGCTGTGCTGGGCAACAGCACCAGAAAGGTGTCTGAGTGACACCCCACCTAAAGCCTGTCTCAAGCCCTGCTGGG ACTGtggctccttcctccttcctgtgaTTGCTCCCTCCTGTGTGGACGTTGCCTGGCCCTGCCTTGACGCCTCTCCGGCACATCACCTGATTGGAGGGGCTGATAAAGCAACACCCACCCACTTCTCACACTGGCCTTAA
- the PAX4 gene encoding paired box protein Pax-4 isoform X1 has product MHQDGISSMNQLGGLFVNGRPLPLDTRQQIVRLAVSGMRPCDISRSLKVSNGCVSKILGRYYRTGVLEPKGIGGSKPRLATPPVVARIAQLKGECPALFAWEIQRQLCAEGLCTQDKTPSVSSINRVLRALQEDQGLPCTRLRSPAVLAPALLTPHSGSETPRGTHPGTGHRNRTIFSPSQAEALEKEFQRGQYPDSVARGKLATATSLPEDTVRVWFSNRRAKWRRQEKLKWEMQLPGASQGLTVPRVAPGIISAQQSRGSVPTAALPALEPLGPSCYQLCWATAPERCLSDTPPKACLKPCWGHLPPQPNSLDSGLLCLPCPSSHCPLASLSGSQALLWPGCPLLYGLE; this is encoded by the exons ATGCATCAGGACG GGATCAGCAGCATGAACCAGCTTGGGGGGCTCTTTGTGAATGGCCGGCCCCTGCCTCTGGATACCCGGCAGCAGATTGTGCGGCTAGCAGTCAGTGGAATGCGGCCCTGTGACATCTCACGGAGCCTTAAG GTATCTAATGGCTGTGTGAGCAAGATCCTAGGGCGTTACTACCGCACAGGTGTCTTGGAGCCCAAGGGCATTGGGGGAAGCAAGCCACGGCTGGCTACCCCCCCTGTAGTGGCTCGAATTGCCCAGCTGAAGGGTGAGTGTCCAGCCCTCTTTGCCTGGGAAATCCAACGCCAGCTTTGTGCTGAAGGGCTTTGCACCCAGGACAAGACTCCCAGT GTCTCCTCCATTAACCGAGTCCTGCGGGCATTACAGGAGGACCAGGGACTACCGTGCACACGGCTCAGGTCACCAG CTGTTTTGGCTCCAGCTCTCCTCACTCCCCATAGTGGCTCTGAGACTCCCCGGGGTACCCACCCAGGGACCGGCCACCGGAATCGGACTATCTTCTCCCCAAGCCAAGCAGAGGCACTGGAGAAAG AGTTCCAGCGTGGGCAGTATCCTGATTCAGTGGCCCGTGGAAAGCTGGCTACTGCCACCTCTCTGCCTGAGGACACGGTGAGG GTCTGGTTTTCCAACAGAAGAGCCAAATGGCGTCGGCAAGAGAAGCTCAAGTGGGAAATGCAGCTGCCAG GTGCTTCCCAGGGGCTGACTGTACCAAGGGTTGCCCCAGGAATCATCTCTGCACAG cAGTCCCGTGGCAGTGTGCCCACGgcagccctgcctgccctggaaccactgggtccctcctgctATCAGCTGTGCTGGGCAACAGCACCAGAAAGGTGTCTGAGTGACACCCCACCTAAAGCCTGTCTCAAGCCCTGCTGGG GCCACTTGCCCCCACAGCCGAATTCCCTGGACTCAGGACTGCTTTGCCTTCCTTGCCCTTCCTCCCACTGTCCCCTGGCCAGTCTTAGTGGCTCCCAGGCCCTGCTCTGGCCTGGCTGCCCACTACTGTATGGCTTGGAATGA